A single genomic interval of Pochonia chlamydosporia 170 chromosome 7, whole genome shotgun sequence harbors:
- a CDS encoding acyltransferase (similar to Cordyceps militaris CM01 XP_006666157.1), with protein MNPSEQLTPSLSQEEKMGLLDEKTNSDSESEGSGVDTDSRFGVKAHFPNYSKYASAFTTPLTQLRSAPWRVLVIRFAIFLTPSFFQGRHAREQICPPKLAPTAYLDGMRGLAALFVFFCHYSYQAFTIAKSWGTGEDNYHFLKLPFLRLWYQGPPAVCVFFVISGYALSYRPLKLIRNGAMSDFATTMSSLTFRRAIRLYLPTATSTLMIICLLQVGAYEWTRAFAKDRKYMKNIVEPHPERMESSYAQFRDWILHMYRFVHVFNWDKYGGSTSYDVHLWTIPLEFRCSLYLFLTIIGTARLRTTIRFLTVGGIMWFTYRHSRWELCLFFCGMLLAEMDHIRGAHIPSPALPQRENQPIKGRSWVKSLFWTLISILGLYLMSQPDDGGEVAPGWIYLTSLIPKWWGEEKFRYWQSTGAVVFVLAVGHSRSWQRFFNSPVVQYFGKISYALYLMHGPAMHVVGYHWEKMAYGFTGVEGYWYNAGFFLGAAFVIPTVIWWADVFWRAVDIPTVKFAKWFESKCISKS; from the exons ATGAATCCCAGCGAACAGTTGActccttccctttcccaagaagagaagatgGGGTTGTTGGACGAGAAAACCAATTCGGACTCTGAAAGCGAAGGAAGTGGTGTTGATACCGATTCTCGATTCGGAGTGAAAGCCCATTTCCCCAACTATTCGAAATATGCGTCAGCTTTCACAACACCATTAACACAGCTACGCTCGGCTCCATGGAGAGTATTGGTGATTCGATTCGCCATCTTTCTGACACCAAGCTTCTTCCAGGGAAGACATGCCCGCGAGCAGATATGTCCTCCAAAATTGGCACCTACGGCATACCTCGACGGTATGAGAGGATTGGCTGCTCTGTTTGTCTTCTTTTGCCATTACTCGTATCAAGCCTTTACAATTGCCAAGAGTTGGGGCACTGGAGAAGACAACTACCATTTCTTGAAGCTCCCTTTTCTCCGACTTTGGTATCAAGGACCCCCGGCAGTATGCGTGTTCTTCGTGATCTCAGGATACGCATTGTCCTATCGCCCGTTGAAGCTGATTCGAAATGGCGCTATGTCTGATtttgccaccaccatgagCTCCCTTACTTTTCGTCGGGCAATTCGGCTGTACTTACCAACCGCTACTTCTACACTGATGATTATATGTCTGCTACAAGTCGGGGCGTACGAGTGGACGAGAGCGTTCGCCAAGGACCGAAAGTATATGAAAAACATTGTCGAGCCACATCCTGAACGGATGGAGTCATCATATGCTCAGTTTAGAGATTGGATTCTCCATATGTACAGATTTGTCCATGTTTTTAATTGGGACAAGTACGGCGGAAGCACTT CATATGATGTACATTTGTGGACGATTCCGCTCGAATTCCGATGCTCACTCTACCTGTTCCTAACCATTATTGGCACCGCCCGTCTGAGGACTACCATTCGATTTTTGACTGTTGGAGGAATTATGTGGTTTACCTACCGTCATTCTAGATGGGAGCTATGCTTGTTCTTCTGTGGGATGCTCCTTGCAGAAATGGATCACATTCGTGGAGCGCACATTCCTTCTCCAGCCTTGCCACAAAGAGAAAATCAACCTATAAAGGGCCGTAGCTGGGTCAAGAGTCTCTTCTGGACATTGATCAGCATTCTTGGCTTATATCTCATGTCACAGCCAGACGACGGTGGCGAGGTTGCACCAGGATGGATATATTTGACATCATTAATTCCTAAATGGTGGGGAGAAGAAAAGTTTCGATATTGGCAATCCACTGGCGCAGTTGTCTTTGTTCTAGCAGTTGGTCACTCCCGGTCGTGGCAACGCTTTTTCAATTCTCCCGTTGTGCAATACTTTGGGAAGATTTCATATGCTTTGTATTTGATGCATGGCCCTGCGATGCATGTAGTTGGCTATCATTGGGAAAAGATGGCTTATGGATTTACAGGCGTCGAGGGATATTGGTACAATGCTGGGTTCTTTCTGGGTGCAGCATTCGTCATCCCCACGGTCATTTGGTGGGCGGATGTTTTCTGGAGAGCTGTGGACATTCCCACTGTCAAGTTTGCGAAATGGTTCGAGAGCAAGTGCATTTCAAAATCTTGA
- a CDS encoding amidohydrolase 3 (similar to Neurospora crassa OR74A XP_957587.2) has product MTSQPQSTGRMFATPLPRWGFILSVMAVALAVAMRLQQQPITDAADAKTYCYKAVRTHDKNQATASCFSVQNGVFNRVWAESDDSESVVSQDKAIDGYVIPGLWDGHGHLMAYGEFLHSVDLFGAKSLSEAKDRIKVYLKKNPEAGTKDQWVRGVGWDQDVYGRMPTAADIEEDPALKGIYMMLDRIDVHCTWVSQSVLDLLPADLPDIPGGEIIRDPGMGVFCDNAMDYVVKRWPKPDSKKKAMAVKSALAKLNEVGLVGMHDASSLPEDIRIYTDMSKTEDWTLRVYSMLECSKRNTYCPSESVKIDNPNSMFTVRAVKLFADGALGSWGSAMLAPYADHPWTSGTLLINATTLTSVTKSWASKGYQVNIHAIGDLANRNAVDAFVAALKQQCPDATTDADLANCQRTHRFRIEHTQIMHPDDQARLHALGIIPSIQPTHATSDMKYALDRLGPERTDTEAYRMRSFLDANPILGSDFPVEPPNPFHGIYAAVTRKNPATGLGVNGSHKGWHTDEALSLDQALWGFTGATAYGAFLEDKAGQIKQGAFADWLVLDKPIESLDIEQLRTLKVKETWVAGKRVYARDE; this is encoded by the exons ATGACAAGCCAACCTCAATCCACCGGCAGAATGTTCGCCACGCCCCTACCCCGATGGGGATTCATCCTCTCCGTCATGGCGGTCGCTCTGGCTGTAGCAATGCgtctgcagcagcagcctaTCACGGATGCTGCCGACGCCAAGACGTACTGCTACAAAGCAGTGCGAACGCACGACAAGAACCAAGCCACTGCGTCTTGCTTCTCCGTCCAGAATGGCGTATTTAATCGTGTTTGGGCAGAATCAGACGACTCGGAATCTGTCGTATCTCAGGATAAGGCTATAGACGGCTATGTGATTCCCGGACTTTGGGacggccacggccacctCATGGCGTACGGTGAATTCCTCCACTCCGTCGACCTATTTGGCGCTAAGAGCCTCAGCGAAGCCAAGGATCGAATCAAGGTATATCTCAAGAAGAACCCAGAAGCAGGCACCAAGGACCAGTGGGTGCGAGGCGTAGGCTGGGACCAAGACGTATATGGACGCATGCCAACTGCT GCCGATATTGAAGAGGACCCTGCTCTGAAGGGCATCTACATGATGCTCGACCGCATCGACGTCCACTGCACATGGGTATCCCAATCCGTCCTGGACCTCCTCCCCGCCGACCTCCCCGACATCCCAGGCGGCGAAATCATCCGCGACCCAGGAATGGGCGTCTTCTGCGACAACGCAATGGACTATGTAGTCAAGCGCTGGCCAAAACcagacagcaagaagaaggccatggCTGTCAAATCAGCCCTCGCCAAACTCAACGAAGTTGGACTCGTGGGCATGCACGACGCCAGCTCCCTACCCGAAGACATCAGAATCTACACCGACATGTCCAAAACAGAAGACTGGACCCTCCGCGTATACAGCATGCTAGAATGCTCCAAGCGAAACACATACTGCCCCTCTGAAAGCGTCAAGATCGATAACCCGAACTCCATGTTCACCGTCAGAGCCGTCAAACTCTTCGCAG ACGGCGCCCTCGGAAGCTGGGGCTCAGCAATGCTAGCCCCCTACGCAGACCACCCCTGGACATCCGGCACGCTTCTCATCAACGCAACGACCCTCACATCCGTCACCAAGTCCTGGGCCTCAAAGGGCTACCAGGtcaacatccacgccatAGGCGACCTCGCCAACCGCAACGCCGTGGACGCCTTCGTCGCCGCCCTCAAGCAGCAGTGTCCCGATGCCACCACGGACGCCGACCTCGCCAACTGCCAACGCACTCACCGCTTCCGCATAGAACACACCCAAATCATGCACCCGGACGACCAGGCCCGTCTGCACGCCCTCGGCATCATACCCTCCATCCAGCCCACACACGCTACCTCGGACATGAAGTACGCTCTGGATAGACTTGGCCCTGAGCGCACCGACACCGAGGCGTATCGTATGCGGTCGTTTCTTGATGCCAATCCCATATTGGGGAGTGACTTTCCCGTGGAGCCACCGAACCCATTTCACGGAATCTACGCGGCTGTTACGAGAAAGAATCCCGCTACTGGGCTGGGCGTGAATGGTTCGCACAAAGGGTGGCATACCGATGAGGCACTGAGTCTTGACCAGGCCCTGTGGGGATTCACGGGTGCTACTGCGTATGGAGCGTTCCTCGAGGACAAGGCAGGCCAGATTAAACAAGGCGCATTTGCTGATTGGCTTGTTTTGGATAAGCCGATTGAGTCTTTGGATATTGAGCAACTCCGCACTCTCAAGGTTAAAGAGACTTGGGTTGCTGGGAAGAGAGTTTACGCACGAGATGAATAA
- a CDS encoding protein-tyrosine phosphatase, active site protein (similar to Metarhizium robertsii ARSEF 23 XP_007819125.1), producing MPLSPDELDALSATDVREPLAPEVLLPVLTSAPFIPSRSLFNLRDLGAVPGSALPTTRFYRSGFLQGAAQDPEAQAWLASHVRRIFDLRIPEERESAPDPAIPGVENVWLDVEDGYPMPPLEEFAVDGGQLAWKKEYMNCALAYRPLIRKILEHIRDTPAEPVLFHCTAGRDRTGVVAGLLHALAASPADASTRDYMLSRIGTEPAREKLMHYAMSTLGIKDPETPGFYDLVSLRPVFWQRFQEALDEDFGGWDGYVTRGLGFSEGDLQKIKANLRFVD from the exons ATGCCCCTCTCCCCCGACGAGCTCGATGCCCTCTCGGCCACTGACGTCCGCGAACCTCTTGCGCCAGAAGTCCTCCTCCCCGTCCTAACATCCGCGCCCTTCATCCCCTCCCGATCCCTCTTCAACCTCCGCGACCTCGGCGCCGTCCCCGGCAGCGCCCTTCCCACCACGCGCTTCTACCGCTCCGGATTCCTCCAAGGCGCGGCCCAAGACCCCGAAGCTCAAGCCTGGCTCGCCAGCCACGTCCGCCGCATCTTCGACCTGCGCATCCCTGAAGAGCGAGAATCAGCCCCCGACCCAGCGATCCCCGGCGTCGAAAACGTATGGCTGGACGTCGAAGATGGATATCCCATGCCTCCGCTGGAGGAATTCGCCGTCGACGGAGGCCAACTCGCCTGGAAGAAGGAATACATGAACTGCGCGCTGGCCTATCGCCCTCTCATCCGAAAGATCCTGGAACATATTCGCGATACACCCGCCGAGCCGGTCCTCTTCCACTGCACAG CCGGCCGTGACCGCACAGGTGTAGTAGCAGGCTTGCTGCACGCGCTGGCCGCCTCCCCCGCCGACGCATCCACGCGCGACTACATGCTCTCACGGATCGGGACGGAGCCGGCGCGAGAGAAACTCATGCATTACGCCATGAGCACCCTTGGCATCAAGGACCCTGAGACGCCCGGGTTTTATGACCTGGTTAGTCTGCGGCCTGTGTTTTGGCAGCGCTTCCAGGAGGCGCTTGATGAGGACTTTGGCGGCTGGGACGGCTATGTCACGCGTGGATTGGGGTTTTCAGAGGGTGACTTGCAGAAGATTAAGGCTAATTTGCGGTTCGTAGACTAG
- a CDS encoding peptide alpha-N-acetyltransferase (similar to Metarhizium acridum CQMa 102 XP_007810216.1), with protein sequence MFRALGLRSPASPAWTGAWRRMFFSETTNPILRTIRTQQLARLHMLRNTTTRQSASRPSLSLPRIQRRGFRFSPWRRNTTQNGTQEKLTLSQRLKRLSKEYGWSAVGVYLTLSVLDFPFCFLLVRVVGTDTIGKIEHYVVSTVKQFIPESVRQKWHEYWRSIKSKEVETLGNDNISDGVEMAGWGVEEAQERNKEEASLGTQLALAYAIHKSFIFLRVPLTAAVTPKVVKVLRSWGWNIGKRASR encoded by the exons ATGTTCCGCGCACTCGGGCTACGCAGTCCAGCATCGCCAGCATGGACAGGCGCCTGGCGAAGAATGTTCTTTTCAGAAACCACGAACCCAATTCTCAGAACCATTCGAACCCAACAACTAGCCAGACTTCACATGTTGCgaaacaccaccacccgcCAGTCGGCAAGCCGGCCCAGTCTGTCACTCCCGAGAATACAACGTCGTGGCTTCCGCTTCTCCCCATGGCGTCGAAACACGACACAGAACGGCACGCAGGAAAAGCTTACGCTGAGCCAGCGACTGAAGAGACTTTCCAAGGAATACGGCTGGTCAGCCGTGGGCGTCTACTTGACGCTGAGTGTGTTGGATTTCCCGTTTTGCTTCCTCCTCGTGCGGGTTGTGGGAACGGACACGATTG GGAAAATCGAGCACTACGTTGTGTCGACGGTCAAGCAGTTCATTCCGGAGTCTGTTCGTCAAAAGTGGCATGAGTATTGGCGATCTATTAAGAGCAAGGAGGTTGAGACGCTGGGGAATGATAATATCAGCGACGGGGTGGAAATGGCTGGTTGGGGAGTCGAGGAGGCCCAGGAGCGgaacaaggaagaagcca GCTTGGGAACGCAGTTGGCACTTGCATATGCCATTCACAAGAGCTTCATCTTTTTGAGAGTGCCGCTTACTGCCGCGGTCACACCCAAGGTCGTCAAGGTTCTGAGATCTTGGGGCTGGAACATTGGAAAACGCGCATCGCGCTAG